A stretch of the Cygnus olor isolate bCygOlo1 chromosome 25, bCygOlo1.pri.v2, whole genome shotgun sequence genome encodes the following:
- the ARHGAP27 gene encoding rho GTPase-activating protein 27 isoform X4, producing the protein MGERAGSMLQRSRSRVSRLLHLGKVRRESEEPPAHVYLNIQELQEEAATGSSAPPAPEEPRGSGTDWETHMDTDSGHLFYYNPVTGETTWDCPFEQAEDGVSPAASPASSLAHSPQFAEWGQYVDEASGQAFFYNSVTGETSWDPPHTGDSSQDMYPGLTPYSPMEQRPPTPETDYPDLSPDELEGYPEEDYSPLGSYEQGAAHYLPPRYPEELGSSPGWYGHSHPEGAPGYPEHFGTETVLAGGRHHRASSSSSQDSGLLAWPSCTPTAPGLKEEKFKSLEKAGVLNRTKTADRGKRLRKNWSSSWTVLEGGILTFFKDSKHSSTGALRHPGNLTMPEHTVELRGATVTWAGKDKSSKKHVLELRTREGSEFLIQHDSEQIIVTWQKAIADSIARLGTDFPAEDDTESGTEFGSREKLGGGEERRATASGQAAGTAESDSSKVRNKLRKFLQRRPTLQSLRERGYIKDQVFGCSLQVLCERERGTVPRFVQQCIQTVERRGLDIDGLYRVSGNLATIQKLRYKVDHDEHLDLDDGRWEDIHVITGALKLFFRELPEPLVPFSHFDKFIAAIKMQEPVRRGRCIRDLVYSLPLANHDTMMLLFRHLCRVIEYKEENRMSVQSVAIVFGPTLLRPASEEGNMAMHMVFQNQVVEHILNQYSYIFPDG; encoded by the exons ATGGGCGAGCGGGCAGGCAGCATGCTGCAGCGCTCCCGCAGCAGGGTGTCGCGGCTGCTCCATCTGGGCAAG GTGCGCAGGGAGTCGGAGGAGCCGCCTGCCCACGTCTACCTCAAcatccaggagctgcaggaggaagccGCCACGGGCAGCTCGGCCCCGCCAGCGCCCGAGGAGCCCCGCGGCTCTGGGACGGACTGGGAAACCCACATGGACACGGACTCTGGACACTTGTTTTATTACAACCCAGTCACCGGCGAGACCACATGGGATTGTCCCTTTGAGCAGGCAGAAGATGGAGTGAGTCCCGCCGCCTCGCCCGCCTCCTCGCTCGCCCACAGCCCGCAGTTTGCCGAGTGGGGCCAGTACGTGGACGAAGCCAGCGGACAGGCTTTTTTCTATAATTCGGTAACAGGTGAGACGTCGTGGGACCCCCCACACACGGGAGACAGCTCCCAGGATATGTACCCTGGGCTGACGCCGTACAGCCCCATGGAGCAGCGG CCGCCCACTCCGGAAACGGATTATCCCGACCTGTCTCCGGATGAGCTGGAGGGCTACCCTGAGGAGGACTACTCGCCCCTGGGCTCCTATGAGCAGGGGGCTGCTCACTATCTGCCCCCGAGGTACCCTGAGGAGCTGGGCTCGTCCCCGGGCTGGTACGGGCACAGCCACCCCGAGGGAGCACCCGGCTACCCCGAGCACTTCGGCACAGAGACG GTCCTGGCGGGTGGCCGGCACCAccgagccagcagcagctccagccaggaCAGCGGGCTCCTCGCCTGGCCCAGCTGCACGCCAACGGCACCGGGGCTGAAGGAGGAGAAG TTCAAAAGCCTCGAAAAGGCCGGCGTGCTCAACAGGACCAAGACGGCGGACAGGGGGAAGCGGTTGCG GAAAAACTGGAGCTCGTCCTGGACTGTGCTGGAGGGCGGGATCCTGACCTTCTTCAAGGACTCCAAGCACTCGTCCACTGGTGCCCTG AGGCACCCGGGCAACCTGACCATGCCGGAGCACACGGTGGAGCTGCGTGGGGCCACTGTCACCTGGGCCGGCAAGGACAAATCCAGCAAGAAGCACGTCCTGGAG CTGAGGACGCGGGAGGGCTCCGAGTTCCTCATCCAGCACGACTCGGAGCAGATCATCGTCACCTGGCAGAAGGCCATCGCGGACAGCATCGCCCGGCTG GGCACTGACTTCCCTGCTGAGGATGACACCGAGAGCGGGACGGAATTCGGGTCCCGGGAGAAGCTGGGAGGTGGCGAGGAGAGGAGGGCCACAG CGTCCGGGCAGGCTGCGGGCACGGCCGAGAGCGACTCGAGCAAAGTGCGCAACAAACTCCGCAAGTTCCTGCAGAGGCGGCCGACGCTGCAGTCCCTGCGTGAGCGGGGCTACATCAAGG ACCAGGTCTTTGGCTGCTCCCTACAAGTGCTGTGTGAGCGGGAGCGCGGCACCGTGCCCCGCTTCGTCCAGCAGTGCATCCAGACCGTGGAGAGGAGAG GGCTGGACATAGACGGGCTGTACCGGGTCAGCGGCAACCTGGCCACCATCCAGAAGCTGCGCTACAAAGTGGACCACG ATGAGCACCTGGACCTGGACGATGGGCGCTGGGAGGACATCCACGTCATCACTGGTGCCCTGAAGCTCTTCTTCCGCGAGCTGCCTGAGCCGCTTGTCCCCTTTAGCCACTTTGACAAGTTCATTGCTGCCATCA AGATGCAGGAGCCGGTGCGGCGGGGACGCTGCATCCGTGACCTGGTGTATTCCCTCCCGCTTGCCAACCACGACACCATGATGCTCCTCTTCCGGCACCTCTGCAG GGTGATTGAGTACAAGGAGGAGAACCGCATGTCGGTGCAGAGCGTCGCCATCGTCTTCGGCCCCACGTTGCTGCGGCCAGCGAGCGAGGAGGGCAACATGGCCATGCACATGGTCTTCCAGAACCAGGTGGTGGAGCACATCCTCAACCAGTACAGCTACATCTTCCCCGACGGCTAA